From a single Limisphaerales bacterium genomic region:
- a CDS encoding YggS family pyridoxal phosphate-dependent enzyme, whose translation MAANLAQVQQRIAAACERSQRLPDEVQIIAVGKKFTAEVIREAADCGLTVFGENRVQEAKAKIPDCPGHIRWHFIGNLQKNKCRDAVELFEMLHAVDSLPLAAELNKRCEQAAKTLPVLLEVNVSGEGSKHGFTPETAVEAVEAFFEFPQLELHGLMTMAPFTREPESARPFFQKLRAIKTNCENKLGAPLPELSMGMSGDYAIAIEEGATMVRLGTCLFGPRAAANKD comes from the coding sequence ATCGCCGCCAATCTCGCCCAAGTGCAGCAACGCATCGCCGCTGCGTGTGAGCGTTCACAGCGTTTGCCCGATGAGGTGCAGATCATCGCCGTGGGCAAAAAATTCACCGCCGAGGTCATCCGCGAGGCCGCCGATTGCGGGCTCACGGTTTTTGGCGAAAACCGCGTGCAAGAAGCCAAGGCCAAAATCCCCGATTGCCCCGGCCATATCCGCTGGCATTTCATTGGTAATTTGCAGAAGAACAAATGCCGCGACGCCGTGGAGCTTTTTGAAATGTTGCACGCCGTGGACAGCCTCCCCCTCGCCGCCGAGCTCAACAAACGCTGCGAACAAGCGGCCAAGACATTGCCTGTTTTGCTGGAAGTCAACGTCTCCGGCGAAGGCAGCAAACACGGTTTCACGCCCGAAACCGCCGTGGAAGCGGTGGAGGCATTCTTTGAATTCCCGCAACTGGAGCTGCACGGCTTGATGACCATGGCCCCCTTCACCCGCGAGCCCGAAAGCGCCCGCCCCTTCTTCCAAAAACTACGCGCCATAAAAACCAATTGTGAAAACAAACTCGGCGCCCCGTTGCCCGAGCTCTCCATGGGCATGAGCGGCGACTACGCAATCGCCATCGAGGAAGGCGCCACGATGGTGCGACTGGGCACGTGTTTATTCGGCCCACGCGCAGCGGCTAACAAAGATTAA
- a CDS encoding polyprenyl synthetase family protein, protein MIAEKTNAPPPDWQALCEPVQPFLDEVTGQLQAEVEVFDPQIATFVQYALGSRGKQLRPLLVALSGRAAGGLNAEHARAAVIIEMIHLATLVHDDVVDGAEVRRSRPTLAANWGNKVSVLAGDCLFAEALQLAANMPTQSVCGLVARAAKAVCTGEIRQTLQRGNFQLQQAEYFELVGMKTAELFALACALGARLSAADADTEAALREYGDQLGTAYQIYDDCVDVFGAEAIAGKTLGTDLATGKATLPVLLALDRADDAGRKAWLAMLKDGEAQAEAIRERLMNAGIPTECREVVAGYIANAKAAVENLPTGSEPMLALTDCLTHQLVALDG, encoded by the coding sequence ATGATCGCCGAAAAAACCAACGCGCCGCCGCCGGATTGGCAGGCTTTGTGCGAACCGGTGCAGCCATTTCTCGATGAGGTGACGGGTCAACTGCAGGCGGAGGTGGAGGTGTTTGATCCGCAAATCGCCACCTTTGTGCAATACGCGCTGGGCAGTCGAGGCAAGCAACTGCGGCCGTTATTGGTGGCTTTGAGTGGGCGTGCCGCGGGCGGGCTCAATGCCGAGCACGCACGGGCGGCGGTGATTATTGAGATGATTCACCTCGCTACGCTGGTGCACGATGATGTGGTGGACGGCGCGGAAGTGCGGCGCAGCCGCCCCACGCTCGCCGCCAACTGGGGCAACAAAGTTTCGGTGCTCGCGGGCGATTGTCTTTTTGCCGAGGCGCTGCAATTGGCGGCCAACATGCCCACGCAATCGGTGTGCGGCCTCGTGGCGCGCGCGGCCAAAGCGGTGTGCACCGGCGAGATTCGCCAAACCCTCCAACGCGGCAATTTCCAATTGCAACAGGCGGAGTATTTTGAATTGGTCGGGATGAAAACCGCCGAGCTGTTTGCGCTCGCCTGCGCGTTGGGCGCGCGGTTATCTGCGGCAGACGCCGACACCGAAGCGGCCTTGCGCGAGTACGGCGATCAACTCGGCACGGCGTATCAAATTTATGATGATTGCGTGGACGTCTTCGGCGCCGAAGCCATCGCCGGCAAAACGTTGGGCACGGATCTCGCCACTGGCAAGGCGACGTTGCCGGTGTTGCTGGCACTGGATCGCGCAGATGACGCCGGGCGCAAAGCCTGGCTCGCGATGCTCAAGGACGGCGAGGCGCAGGCGGAAGCCATCCGCGAACGGTTGATGAATGCCGGCATCCCCACCGAATGCCGCGAAGTGGTGGCCGGTTATATCGCCAACGCCAAGGCGGCTGTGGAAAATTTACCCACCGGCAGTGAGCCGATGCTGGCGCTAACTGATTGCCTGACGCATCAGCTCGTGGCGTTGGATGGTTAG
- a CDS encoding EVE domain-containing protein, producing the protein MNHWLVKQEPEKYPWAQFVKDKGTLWDGVRNYQARNNLRAMRKGDLVLFYHSVSEKAVVGVAKVTREAYPDPTATKGDWSVVDLKPDQALPTPVTLAQIKAEPKLAGMGLLKQSRLSVSPVSAAEFKRVLKMGGVKG; encoded by the coding sequence GTGAATCATTGGCTTGTAAAACAAGAACCGGAAAAATATCCGTGGGCGCAGTTTGTGAAAGACAAAGGAACCCTTTGGGATGGCGTGCGCAATTACCAGGCCCGCAACAACCTGCGCGCAATGCGCAAGGGCGATCTGGTTTTATTTTACCACAGCGTGAGCGAAAAGGCGGTGGTGGGTGTAGCCAAGGTAACGCGCGAGGCGTACCCCGATCCCACCGCCACGAAAGGCGATTGGAGCGTGGTGGATTTGAAACCGGACCAAGCACTCCCCACACCGGTGACGCTGGCCCAAATCAAAGCCGAACCCAAGCTTGCCGGAATGGGGCTGTTGAAGCAAAGCCGTTTGTCGGTGTCGCCAGTGAGCGCGGCGGAATTTAAAAGAGTGCTGAAGATGGGAGGAGTTAAGGGTTGA
- a CDS encoding type II toxin-antitoxin system VapC family toxin encodes MILADTSVWVQHLRVGIPAFEVALEEGEICCHEIVLGELGAGNLARRRQSLELLVTLPRVRAVSFNECWRFLENQKLFGIGIGWNDIQLLAAARVARETFWTFDKRLDEAARKMKVSRV; translated from the coding sequence ATGATCCTCGCGGACACATCGGTGTGGGTGCAGCATTTGCGGGTGGGTATTCCGGCATTCGAGGTGGCATTGGAGGAAGGAGAAATCTGCTGTCACGAGATTGTGCTGGGCGAATTGGGCGCGGGCAATCTTGCGCGGCGGCGGCAGTCCTTGGAACTGCTTGTGACGTTGCCCCGTGTAAGGGCGGTTTCCTTTAATGAATGTTGGAGGTTTCTCGAAAACCAAAAGCTATTTGGCATTGGGATTGGGTGGAACGACATCCAGTTGCTTGCCGCCGCGCGTGTAGCTCGGGAAACATTTTGGACATTCGACAAACGACTGGATGAGGCGGCGCGCAAAATGAAGGTGTCCCGCGTTTAG
- a CDS encoding CvpA family protein — protein MLALSLFPGDSALMLFLLVVGAFTLLGLQTDGLRMGMLFVGTLLALIFAPMLAGVLGKFINLPEHPLWWELGAGKIWAFFILMTAVLAATQPLHRKLQHHIKHKLETNRLAEWDRVNSIAGISLGGILGVLYLMLLAGIITPLGYAANQVRPNESAAADEPMGYRLAARLHRDFRTLGLDKSARLFDPASDRFYDAADITGLLYHNLRGKNLRPFRTRLVAYPALVEAVHTQHLFHLLHLSSTNTFLLADLQNQASPSRLLQHAHVRDALTNEDLRKKLAQVDTRDLYDYLRTGKSTLYDPATLRAQKLPVLLGGWELDVPATQQQFESIYGEMDDREKEKLRAYLDALSQFLLLSFSEKNFYLDGQHFAYKALGAKPPPNRTVNGLLPRPESPGAFAQRSVRILLAGPWQAKGDIFITQFHWPHAQPPIQCAVEIQEFSNRLRVTLKDFNNEAYIFRRTDSAE, from the coding sequence GTGCTGGCACTCAGCCTTTTTCCCGGCGACTCGGCCTTGATGTTGTTCCTGCTCGTGGTGGGCGCATTCACCTTGCTCGGCCTGCAAACCGATGGCTTACGTATGGGGATGCTGTTTGTCGGCACGCTGTTGGCGCTGATCTTCGCGCCGATGCTCGCAGGCGTTTTAGGAAAATTCATTAATCTCCCCGAGCATCCGCTTTGGTGGGAATTGGGCGCGGGCAAAATCTGGGCCTTCTTTATTCTGATGACCGCCGTACTCGCCGCCACCCAACCGCTGCATCGCAAACTGCAACATCACATCAAACACAAACTCGAAACCAATCGCCTCGCCGAATGGGATCGCGTGAACTCCATCGCCGGCATTTCGCTCGGCGGCATTCTCGGCGTGCTCTATCTAATGCTATTGGCCGGCATCATCACACCGCTCGGCTACGCCGCCAACCAAGTACGCCCCAACGAATCCGCCGCGGCCGATGAGCCGATGGGCTATCGCCTGGCCGCGCGTTTGCATCGCGATTTTCGCACGCTTGGCCTCGACAAATCCGCGCGCCTTTTCGATCCCGCCAGCGACCGCTTTTATGATGCGGCCGATATCACCGGTTTGCTTTATCATAATTTGCGCGGAAAAAATTTGCGGCCCTTTCGCACGCGGCTCGTGGCCTATCCCGCCTTGGTGGAAGCCGTACACACGCAGCATCTCTTCCATCTTTTGCACCTCAGCAGCACCAACACGTTTCTATTGGCCGACCTGCAAAATCAGGCATCTCCCTCCCGCCTGTTGCAACACGCGCACGTGCGCGACGCCCTGACCAATGAGGACCTGCGCAAAAAACTCGCCCAAGTGGACACCCGCGATTTGTACGATTATCTTCGCACCGGCAAATCCACCTTGTATGACCCCGCCACATTGCGCGCCCAAAAACTCCCCGTGCTGCTCGGCGGCTGGGAGCTCGATGTGCCCGCCACACAACAGCAATTTGAATCGATTTATGGGGAGATGGATGACCGCGAAAAAGAAAAACTGCGCGCCTACCTTGATGCTCTCAGCCAATTTTTGTTGCTCAGTTTTTCAGAAAAGAATTTTTATTTGGACGGCCAGCATTTTGCGTACAAAGCCTTGGGCGCGAAACCGCCCCCGAACCGCACCGTCAACGGCCTCTTACCCCGCCCCGAATCGCCCGGTGCTTTTGCACAGCGCTCCGTGCGAATCCTGCTGGCCGGCCCGTGGCAGGCGAAGGGGGATATTTTCATCACACAATTCCACTGGCCTCACGCGCAGCCGCCCATCCAGTGTGCAGTGGAGATTCAGGAATTTTCAAACCGACTGCGCGTCACGCTGAAGGATTTCAATAACGAAGCGTACATCTTCCGCCGCACCGACAGCGCGGAATAA
- a CDS encoding Rieske 2Fe-2S domain-containing protein, with the protein MTGENDSHSEEEQPDRRQFIKGASCVIGAAIGAVPMAAGVRVALSPLMDKEAAEGGAMIRLGDLGGLETGVPMKFAIVADKSDKWTRYKDVPVGAVYLLKNEKDEVTAFNTVCPHLGCFVDYRKEESDFFCPCHDSNFALDGKLKNGVSPRGMDTLDVELRNTSEVWVKFQRFKANSKDKIAIS; encoded by the coding sequence ATGACAGGCGAAAACGATTCACATTCCGAAGAAGAGCAACCGGATCGTCGGCAGTTTATTAAAGGCGCGTCCTGCGTGATCGGTGCGGCCATCGGCGCAGTGCCGATGGCGGCTGGCGTACGCGTGGCGCTCAGTCCGCTAATGGATAAAGAGGCGGCCGAGGGCGGGGCGATGATTCGGCTGGGAGATTTAGGCGGTTTGGAAACCGGCGTGCCAATGAAGTTCGCCATCGTGGCCGATAAATCGGACAAGTGGACGCGCTATAAAGATGTGCCGGTGGGCGCGGTTTATTTGCTGAAAAATGAAAAAGATGAGGTCACCGCGTTTAACACGGTTTGCCCGCACCTCGGTTGTTTTGTGGATTACCGCAAAGAGGAGTCGGATTTTTTCTGCCCGTGTCACGACAGTAATTTCGCACTGGATGGCAAATTGAAAAATGGCGTGAGTCCGCGCGGGATGGACACGCTGGACGTGGAGCTGCGCAACACCAGCGAAGTGTGGGTAAAATTCCAGCGCTTCAAGGCCAACTCAAAGGATAAGATCGCCATTTCATGA
- a CDS encoding ribonucleotide-diphosphate reductase subunit beta gives MSCCNVSDQPAEAHDLTKRINAKDKRLINCQAVDVNQLMPIKYEWAWEHYLNGCKNHWMPDEVPMQKDIELWKSNKLSADERRVIMRNLGFFSTAESLVGNNIVLAIFKHVTNPECRQYLLRQAFEEAIHTHTFHYICESLNLDEREVFNMYHEVASISDKDNFEMRLTREIMEDGFNTDTTEGIQTFLRNLIGFYVIMEGIFFYSGFVMILSFHRGNRMTGIGEQFQYIMRDETIHMNFGLDLINGIKAENPEAWTPEFQKEIDSLIEEAVELEIAYAQDCLPRGILGLNAGMFREYVQHIADRRLERIGLTAKYGDANPFPWMSETIDLAKEKNFFETRVTEYQKTSLSW, from the coding sequence ATGTCTTGTTGTAATGTAAGTGACCAACCCGCCGAGGCACACGACCTCACCAAACGCATCAACGCCAAGGACAAACGGCTCATCAACTGCCAGGCCGTGGACGTGAACCAGCTGATGCCCATCAAATACGAATGGGCTTGGGAACATTACCTCAATGGCTGCAAAAACCATTGGATGCCCGACGAAGTGCCGATGCAAAAGGACATTGAGCTGTGGAAATCCAACAAGCTCAGCGCCGACGAGCGCCGCGTGATTATGCGCAACCTTGGTTTCTTCAGCACGGCCGAGAGCCTCGTGGGCAACAACATTGTGCTCGCGATTTTCAAGCACGTCACCAATCCCGAGTGCCGCCAGTATCTGCTGCGACAGGCTTTTGAGGAAGCGATCCACACGCACACGTTTCATTACATTTGCGAATCGCTGAATCTCGACGAGCGCGAGGTGTTCAACATGTATCACGAAGTGGCGTCCATCAGCGACAAGGACAACTTTGAGATGCGCCTCACCCGCGAAATTATGGAGGACGGTTTCAACACTGACACCACCGAAGGCATCCAAACGTTCCTCAGGAACCTCATCGGGTTTTACGTCATCATGGAAGGCATCTTTTTCTACTCCGGATTTGTGATGATCCTGTCCTTCCATCGCGGCAACCGCATGACCGGCATTGGCGAGCAGTTCCAATACATCATGCGCGATGAAACCATCCACATGAACTTCGGGCTCGACCTCATCAACGGCATCAAAGCCGAGAACCCCGAGGCGTGGACGCCGGAATTCCAAAAGGAAATCGACAGCCTCATCGAGGAAGCCGTGGAGTTGGAAATCGCCTACGCACAGGACTGCCTGCCGCGCGGCATTCTTGGCCTCAACGCCGGAATGTTCCGCGAGTACGTGCAGCACATCGCCGACCGCCGCCTCGAGCGCATCGGCCTCACCGCCAAGTACGGCGACGCCAATCCCTTCCCGTGGATGTCCGAAACGATTGACCTCGCGAAAGAGAAAAACTTTTTTGAAACCCGCGTCACCGAATATCAAAAGACCTCTTTAAGTTGGTAG
- a CDS encoding cytochrome b N-terminal domain-containing protein, whose translation MKQLYDWLDNRTGIKDHIREALFETVPGGSRWRYVWGSTLTFTLMIQFITGIFLWMGYSASGQTSWESVYYIQEHMTGGHFLRGLHHWTAQVMTVLLVLHLMQVVIDGAYKAPREINFWFGIILLQLVLALSLTGYLLPWDQKGYWATKVATDILGSTPLIGETLKQLVLGGADYGHHTLTRFFALHAGILPLSVIGLTVGHIYLFRRHGLTPKKPIKKADEYFWPEQVLKDAVACLAVLVTILVLYFAFNGAHLDAPADPSSAYPARPDWYFLFLFQFLKYFPGHWEVLGAVVLPGIAMTLIFLMPIIGKSERGHRFNVGLLFGILAFAGILTYMAVNSDRNNPTYIASKEQAAREAAIVKELAENGIPPEGALALLQGPKLFAQHCASCHTYGGNNGLGNPVEKPSAPDLKGFGSREYLTELLHPERFGSDKFFGHTAHAQKSKMQDFLNDEFDGIDDDKDLRADMDLLIKAISAEATLASQSKMDLADHEAIQKGRELFDEIGCTDCHALGGWNADDYSAPDLTGYGSREWMLGIVNDPAHERFYGKKNDRMPAFGKDKKLTLRQMERIVDWLRGE comes from the coding sequence TTGAAGCAACTTTACGATTGGCTGGATAATCGTACCGGCATTAAAGATCACATCCGCGAGGCGCTGTTTGAAACCGTGCCGGGCGGTTCGCGCTGGCGTTACGTGTGGGGCAGCACGCTGACGTTCACGCTGATGATTCAGTTCATCACCGGCATTTTCCTGTGGATGGGCTACAGCGCCAGCGGCCAAACTTCGTGGGAAAGCGTCTACTATATTCAGGAGCACATGACCGGCGGGCACTTCCTGCGCGGGCTGCATCACTGGACGGCACAGGTGATGACCGTGCTGCTGGTGCTGCACTTGATGCAAGTGGTCATCGACGGCGCATACAAAGCGCCGCGCGAAATCAATTTTTGGTTCGGGATTATTCTGCTGCAACTCGTGCTCGCGCTGTCGCTCACCGGCTATCTTTTGCCGTGGGATCAAAAAGGCTATTGGGCCACCAAAGTCGCCACGGATATTTTAGGCAGCACGCCGCTCATTGGCGAAACGCTCAAGCAACTCGTCCTCGGCGGCGCGGATTACGGGCATCACACGCTCACGCGCTTCTTCGCGCTGCACGCGGGCATTTTGCCCCTGAGTGTCATTGGGCTGACGGTTGGCCACATTTATTTGTTCCGCCGACACGGTTTGACTCCCAAAAAACCGATCAAAAAAGCCGACGAATATTTCTGGCCCGAGCAAGTCCTCAAAGATGCTGTCGCCTGCCTTGCCGTGCTCGTCACCATTCTTGTGCTGTACTTTGCCTTCAACGGCGCGCACCTCGATGCCCCCGCCGATCCTTCCTCCGCATATCCAGCGCGGCCGGATTGGTATTTCCTGTTCCTCTTCCAGTTCCTGAAATATTTTCCCGGCCATTGGGAAGTGCTCGGCGCGGTCGTGCTGCCCGGCATAGCGATGACCTTGATTTTCCTGATGCCCATCATCGGCAAATCCGAGCGCGGCCACCGTTTCAATGTGGGCCTGCTTTTTGGCATCCTCGCCTTCGCCGGCATCCTCACTTACATGGCAGTGAATTCCGACCGCAACAATCCCACTTACATTGCTTCCAAAGAACAAGCCGCGCGCGAAGCAGCCATCGTGAAAGAACTGGCCGAGAACGGCATTCCACCCGAAGGCGCGCTGGCGTTGTTGCAGGGGCCGAAACTGTTTGCCCAACACTGCGCCAGCTGCCACACGTATGGCGGCAACAATGGCCTCGGCAATCCAGTCGAAAAACCGAGCGCGCCGGATCTCAAAGGGTTTGGCAGTCGCGAGTACTTGACGGAACTACTGCACCCCGAGCGGTTTGGATCCGACAAGTTTTTCGGCCACACCGCGCACGCCCAGAAAAGTAAGATGCAGGATTTCCTGAACGACGAATTCGATGGCATCGATGACGACAAAGATTTGCGCGCGGATATGGATTTGCTCATCAAAGCCATCTCCGCCGAAGCGACGTTGGCTTCGCAATCGAAAATGGATTTGGCGGATCACGAAGCCATTCAAAAGGGTCGCGAGTTGTTTGACGAAATCGGCTGCACCGATTGCCACGCGTTGGGCGGTTGGAATGCGGATGATTATTCGGCACCGGACTTGACCGGCTACGGCTCGCGCGAATGGATGCTCGGTATCGTAAATGATCCTGCGCATGAACGGTTTTACGGCAAAAAGAACGACCGTATGCCCGCCTTTGGCAAAGACAAAAAACTCACACTTCGTCAAATGGAACGCATTGTCGACTGGCTCCGCGGGGAGTAG
- a CDS encoding dCTP deaminase: protein MGIHSDRWIRQMAQEKGMIEPFAGDQVRAAEDGSRVISYGVSSYGYDLRVSDEFKVFTNVFSTIVDPKGFDDKSFVNIKADECIVPPNTFALARSVEYFRIPRHVLTVCLGKSTYARCGIIVNVTPFEPEWEGHVTLEISNTTPLPAKIYANEGLAQVLFFEAEEICETSYADRGGKYQGQKGITIPRM, encoded by the coding sequence ATGGGAATACACTCCGACCGATGGATCCGCCAAATGGCGCAGGAAAAAGGAATGATCGAGCCCTTTGCCGGCGATCAAGTCCGTGCCGCCGAAGACGGCAGCCGCGTGATCAGCTACGGTGTTTCCAGCTACGGCTACGACCTCCGCGTGTCCGACGAATTTAAAGTATTCACCAACGTCTTCAGCACCATCGTCGATCCCAAAGGCTTTGATGATAAATCGTTTGTCAACATTAAGGCCGATGAATGCATCGTGCCGCCCAACACCTTTGCCCTCGCGCGCAGCGTGGAATACTTTCGCATCCCGCGCCACGTGCTCACCGTGTGCCTCGGCAAAAGCACCTACGCCCGTTGCGGCATCATCGTCAACGTGACCCCCTTCGAGCCCGAATGGGAAGGCCACGTGACTCTGGAAATTTCCAACACCACCCCACTGCCCGCAAAAATTTACGCCAACGAAGGCCTCGCCCAAGTGCTCTTTTTCGAAGCCGAAGAGATCTGCGAAACCAGCTACGCCGACCGCGGCGGCAAATACCAAGGCCAAAAAGGCATCACCATCCCAAGGATGTAA
- a CDS encoding ribonucleoside-diphosphate reductase subunit alpha, whose protein sequence is MATLDPLEGKQLQVCKRDGRIIEFDETRIYLALEAALKADAGLEQDEPAPESMQADAQLLTHEVVERCLVYLSNDESLEIERIQDVVEEKLMSGGFHGAAKRYIVYREERRKARAIRGDRTVDGQTQEQLFVTLPDGEQEVLDPSRLKRDIFGACRGVEDKCQANDLFDETMRNLYDGVHTVEIDKALVMSAKSRIEKEPAYTYVAARLLLNQIYEEVLPKFDSPVELPQLHRDHFPDYLRQGVDAGRLSPDLLQYDHAKLAEAFKLERDQQFAYMGIQTIYDRYLIHIGGTRIETPQYFYMRVSMGLAMNEANREERAIEFYHALSSFRFMSSTPTLFNAGTLHPQLSSCYLSTVDDDLESIFKLVADDARLSKWAGGLGNDWTNIRATGSHIKGTNGESQGVIPFLKVANDTAVAVNQGGKRKGAMCAYLETWHLDIEDFMDLRKNTGDERRRTPDMNTANWIPDLFMKRVKAGGEWTLFSPSDVADLHDLYGAAFEKRYEEYEAMAAAGEIKHFKTVQAENLWRKMLMSLFETGHPWITFKDPSNVRSPQDHMGVVHSSNLCTEILLNTSAEETAVCNLGSVNLTAHIKDGELNEELIASTVRTAIRMLDNVIDINYYPTPEARTANMRHRPVGMGVMAFQDALYKLRIPYSSEAAVAFADRSMEMISYYAILTSSELAAERGPYETYEGSKWSRGLLPIDTIELLAQERGGSLTVDRSAQMDWTPVRESIAKHGVRNSNTMAIAPTATIANIIGVSQSIEPTYKNMYAKANLSGEFTVVNDYLVEQLKERGLWDAQMVEDLKYYDGSVLKIDRIPDDMKDVFRTSFEIDSKWLIACAARRQKWIDMGQSLNLYFDLRQVPEGGKTGRVLSDMYFFAWEAGLKTTYYLRTLGATQIEKSTVNINSYGVQPEWMKSKSESSAVVAPTCSILDPECEACQ, encoded by the coding sequence ATGGCTACTTTGGACCCCCTCGAAGGCAAACAACTCCAAGTGTGCAAGCGCGATGGACGTATCATTGAGTTTGATGAAACGAGAATTTATTTAGCCCTCGAAGCGGCGTTGAAGGCGGACGCCGGTTTGGAACAGGACGAGCCCGCGCCGGAATCGATGCAGGCGGATGCGCAGTTGCTCACGCACGAAGTCGTGGAGCGTTGCCTAGTTTATTTGTCCAATGACGAGTCGCTGGAGATTGAGCGGATTCAGGATGTGGTGGAAGAAAAGCTGATGTCCGGCGGCTTCCACGGCGCGGCCAAGCGCTACATTGTTTATCGCGAGGAACGCCGCAAGGCGCGCGCCATTCGGGGCGACCGCACGGTGGACGGTCAGACGCAGGAACAATTGTTCGTGACGTTGCCCGACGGCGAACAGGAAGTGCTCGATCCCAGCCGGTTAAAGCGCGACATCTTCGGCGCGTGCCGTGGGGTGGAAGACAAATGCCAAGCCAACGATCTTTTCGATGAGACGATGCGCAACCTGTACGACGGCGTACACACGGTGGAGATCGACAAAGCGCTGGTGATGTCCGCCAAGTCGCGAATCGAAAAAGAGCCGGCGTACACCTACGTGGCCGCGCGTTTGTTGCTGAACCAAATTTACGAGGAAGTGCTGCCGAAGTTTGATTCGCCGGTGGAGTTGCCGCAATTGCACCGCGATCATTTCCCCGATTACCTCCGCCAAGGCGTGGACGCCGGGCGGTTGTCGCCGGATTTGCTGCAGTACGACCACGCCAAGCTGGCGGAGGCCTTCAAGCTGGAGCGCGATCAGCAGTTTGCTTATATGGGCATCCAGACGATTTACGATCGTTACCTCATTCACATCGGCGGCACGCGGATTGAAACGCCGCAGTATTTTTATATGCGCGTCTCGATGGGGCTGGCGATGAACGAAGCCAACCGCGAGGAGCGCGCGATTGAGTTTTATCACGCGTTGAGTTCCTTCCGCTTTATGTCCTCCACGCCCACGTTGTTCAACGCGGGTACGTTGCACCCGCAACTTTCCTCCTGCTACCTCAGCACGGTGGATGACGATCTCGAAAGCATTTTCAAACTGGTGGCCGACGATGCGCGCTTGTCTAAATGGGCCGGCGGTTTGGGCAATGACTGGACGAATATCCGCGCCACCGGTTCGCACATCAAAGGCACCAACGGCGAAAGTCAGGGCGTGATTCCGTTTTTGAAAGTCGCCAACGACACCGCCGTGGCCGTGAACCAAGGCGGCAAACGCAAGGGCGCGATGTGCGCGTACCTCGAGACGTGGCACTTGGACATCGAGGATTTCATGGACCTGCGCAAGAATACCGGCGACGAACGCCGGCGCACTCCAGATATGAACACCGCCAACTGGATCCCGGATTTGTTTATGAAACGCGTGAAGGCGGGCGGCGAGTGGACGCTTTTCAGCCCGAGCGACGTGGCGGATTTGCACGATCTGTACGGCGCGGCATTTGAGAAACGCTACGAAGAATACGAAGCGATGGCTGCGGCCGGCGAGATCAAGCATTTCAAAACCGTGCAGGCCGAGAATCTTTGGCGCAAAATGCTGATGAGCCTTTTCGAAACGGGGCATCCGTGGATTACCTTTAAGGATCCCTCCAATGTGCGCTCGCCGCAGGATCATATGGGCGTGGTGCACAGCTCAAATTTGTGCACGGAAATTTTGCTCAACACCAGTGCCGAGGAAACAGCCGTGTGCAATCTGGGCTCGGTAAATCTCACCGCGCACATCAAGGACGGCGAACTCAATGAGGAACTCATCGCCAGCACCGTGCGCACGGCCATCCGGATGCTGGATAACGTGATCGACATCAACTACTACCCCACACCCGAGGCGCGCACGGCGAATATGCGCCATCGCCCCGTGGGCATGGGCGTGATGGCGTTTCAGGATGCGCTTTATAAGCTGCGCATTCCGTACTCCAGCGAGGCGGCAGTGGCCTTTGCCGATCGCAGCATGGAAATGATTTCCTACTACGCCATCCTCACGTCCAGCGAACTGGCGGCCGAGCGCGGCCCGTACGAAACGTATGAAGGCTCCAAATGGTCCCGCGGGTTGCTGCCCATCGACACGATTGAATTGCTCGCGCAAGAGCGCGGCGGCAGCCTCACGGTGGATCGCAGCGCGCAAATGGACTGGACGCCCGTGCGCGAATCGATCGCGAAACACGGCGTGCGCAACAGCAACACGATGGCCATCGCCCCCACGGCCACCATCGCGAATATCATCGGTGTCAGCCAATCCATCGAGCCGACTTACAAAAATATGTACGCGAAGGCGAACCTCTCCGGCGAGTTTACGGTGGTGAATGATTACCTCGTGGAACAACTGAAGGAGCGTGGCTTGTGGGACGCGCAAATGGTGGAGGACCTCAAGTATTACGATGGCTCGGTGCTGAAGATTGATCGCATCCCAGATGATATGAAGGATGTTTTCCGCACCTCATTCGAGATTGATTCCAAATGGCTGATCGCCTGCGCGGCGCGGCGCCAAAAGTGGATCGATATGGGCCAATCGCTGAACCTGTACTTCGACCTCCGACAAGTACCCGAGGGCGGCAAGACCGGCCGGGTATTGAGCGATATGTATTTCTTCGCGTGGGAAGCCGGCCTGAAAACAACTTACTACCTGCGCACACTCGGGGCGACGCAAATTGAAAAATCGACAGTGAACATCAACAGCTACGGCGTGCAGCCGGAGTGGATGAAAAGCAAATCGGAATCCAGCGCAGTGGTCGCCCCCACCTGCAGCATCCTCGATCCCGAGTGCGAGGCCTGTCAGTAA